In one Deinococcus ruber genomic region, the following are encoded:
- a CDS encoding AraC family transcriptional regulator, whose translation MTMLPQTTPAEAGVTPHSLPTAHDLLPLAHLIERYAPYHGSHPLRLPGVFAVRGNTTSTQMVHGVYRPSVCIVAQGAKRVFLGSEVFDYDERKMLMFSVELPVASEIVRASPSTPFLCVKIEFEAQHIAELSHRVFTYGLPGVRENRGVGVGDATTEIVNAATRLLRLMGDERDAELLAPLVLEEILIRLLRSPLGPRMAQIGQEDTCVQRVAKAVDWVRAHFDQPMTVEALAELVHMSPSAFHGHFKAVTNMSPLQFQKALRLREARRLMLTSNMDVSSAGRQVGYVSASQFIREYGRLFGNAPARDVAFLRQQGGMLTDLN comes from the coding sequence ATGACCATGTTGCCCCAGACGACCCCAGCTGAAGCGGGCGTGACCCCTCATAGCCTCCCAACTGCTCACGACCTGCTACCTCTGGCCCACCTGATCGAGCGGTACGCGCCGTACCACGGCAGCCACCCGCTGCGGCTGCCCGGGGTGTTCGCCGTGCGTGGAAACACCACCAGCACGCAGATGGTCCATGGGGTGTATAGGCCCTCGGTGTGCATCGTCGCCCAGGGGGCTAAGCGGGTCTTCCTCGGCTCGGAGGTGTTCGATTACGACGAGCGGAAGATGCTGATGTTCTCGGTGGAACTGCCGGTCGCCTCGGAGATCGTGCGGGCCAGCCCCAGCACGCCGTTCCTGTGCGTCAAGATCGAGTTCGAAGCGCAGCACATCGCCGAGCTGAGCCACCGGGTGTTCACCTACGGCCTGCCGGGTGTGCGGGAGAACCGCGGCGTCGGGGTCGGAGACGCCACCACCGAGATCGTGAACGCGGCCACGCGGCTCCTGCGTCTGATGGGCGACGAACGGGACGCGGAGCTGCTCGCCCCGCTGGTGCTGGAGGAGATCCTGATCCGGTTGCTGCGCAGCCCGCTTGGCCCGCGCATGGCGCAGATCGGGCAGGAGGACACGTGCGTGCAGCGGGTAGCGAAGGCGGTGGACTGGGTCCGGGCGCATTTCGACCAGCCGATGACCGTCGAGGCCCTGGCCGAGCTGGTCCACATGAGCCCGTCGGCTTTTCACGGGCACTTCAAGGCAGTCACGAACATGAGTCCGCTGCAGTTTCAGAAGGCCTTGCGGCTAAGGGAGGCGCGGCGCCTGATGCTGACCTCGAATATGGACGTCTCGAGCGCCGGACGGCAGGTGGGGTATGTCAGCGCGTCTCAGTTCATTCGGGAGTACGGGCGGCTGTTCGGGAACGCCCCTGCGCGGGACGTGGCCTTCCTGCGCCAGCAGGGCGGAATGCTGACGGACCTGAACTGA
- a CDS encoding methyltransferase, translating to MALLIRGFQLSRMIQVAVTLGLADELADGPQFAGPLALKVGADPQMLLRLCRALAAFGVFEIGADGLIGQAVRSDTLRKAAVPTLYHAARYWDAPHLTGGWANLEHAVRTGGSAFEDVYHMPKFEYPKLSPDEAERFDLFMQHGPDDRQSAVAAAYEFTGVSLIVDVEGGNGALLAAILRRHPGVRGLLFDQEAVVARAARTLGDLVDRVDVQAGSLCERVPPGGDAYLLSQILHDWDDEHGLKILTATWTAMGPQQRLLVIERVLGEAGPPDPMTYLSDINMMVNLHGRERTREEFTTLFENSGFGEPRLYRTTSPFGVLDTWSI from the coding sequence ATGGCCCTGCTGATCCGCGGCTTCCAACTCTCCAGGATGATCCAGGTCGCCGTGACCCTGGGTCTGGCCGACGAGCTGGCAGACGGCCCACAGTTCGCCGGGCCTCTCGCGCTGAAGGTCGGTGCGGACCCGCAGATGCTGCTGCGGCTGTGCCGGGCCCTGGCGGCGTTCGGGGTGTTCGAGATCGGCGCGGACGGTCTCATCGGCCAGGCCGTCCGTTCGGACACCCTGAGGAAGGCAGCAGTGCCGACGCTGTATCACGCGGCCCGGTACTGGGACGCCCCTCACCTGACAGGCGGGTGGGCGAACCTCGAGCATGCCGTCAGGACGGGTGGCTCGGCCTTCGAAGACGTGTACCACATGCCGAAGTTCGAGTACCCGAAACTCTCCCCGGACGAAGCGGAACGGTTCGACCTGTTCATGCAGCACGGTCCCGATGACCGGCAGTCGGCGGTCGCGGCCGCCTACGAGTTCACGGGTGTCAGCCTGATCGTCGACGTTGAAGGAGGAAATGGGGCGTTGCTGGCCGCGATCCTCCGACGGCACCCGGGGGTTCGCGGCCTGCTGTTCGATCAGGAAGCGGTGGTAGCCAGGGCGGCGCGGACTCTGGGCGACCTGGTGGACCGGGTTGACGTCCAGGCGGGGAGCTTGTGCGAGCGTGTGCCACCGGGCGGGGACGCGTATCTCCTGTCACAGATCCTGCATGACTGGGACGACGAGCACGGCCTGAAGATCCTGACGGCCACCTGGACGGCGATGGGCCCACAGCAGCGGTTGCTCGTGATCGAACGGGTTCTGGGGGAGGCGGGGCCACCCGATCCCATGACGTACCTGTCGGACATCAACATGATGGTCAACCTGCACGGCCGGGAACGCACCCGTGAGGAGTTCACCACCCTGTTTGAGAACTCGGGGTTTGGGGAGCCCCGCCTGTACCGGACCACCTCACCGTTCGGGGTTTTGGACACGTGGAGCATCTGA
- a CDS encoding AraC family transcriptional regulator: MVTRRLGQDEDLVTAFPNLSLHQRLRPTPEAPCLYQPNVTLVLSGQKRVTLGEEQFLMTPGHLLLTSANLPVTPQVLEASPEQPFLAVMLTLDIPALATLLLSHQVPSSGSRASQRAMAVEVATPELLDAFRRLLALLDTPRDLPILAPLIEQELLYRLLVSPQGERLRDLAAVSGHSHRLSRAIRWLGTHYARPLNIPELAEHVGMSASAFHRMFKDVTAMSPLQYQKTLRLSEAQRLMLTENIDVARAAFEVGYVSPSQFSREYRRQFGMSPSSHVATLRQTA, from the coding sequence ATGGTGACCCGTCGCCTCGGTCAGGACGAAGACTTGGTTACGGCCTTCCCGAACCTTTCGCTCCATCAGCGCCTCCGGCCTACGCCGGAGGCCCCCTGCCTATACCAGCCGAACGTGACGCTGGTGCTCAGCGGACAGAAACGGGTCACGCTGGGGGAAGAACAGTTCCTGATGACGCCCGGGCACCTCCTGCTGACCTCGGCCAACCTGCCTGTGACACCGCAGGTGCTGGAGGCCAGCCCGGAACAGCCGTTCCTGGCGGTCATGCTGACGCTGGACATTCCCGCTCTGGCGACGTTGTTGCTCAGCCATCAGGTGCCTTCGTCTGGCAGCCGGGCATCTCAGCGGGCGATGGCCGTGGAAGTCGCCACACCTGAACTCCTCGATGCCTTCCGGCGACTGCTGGCACTGCTGGACACCCCACGCGACCTTCCGATCCTGGCCCCGCTGATCGAGCAGGAACTCCTGTACCGACTACTGGTCAGCCCGCAGGGCGAGCGCCTGCGGGACCTAGCCGCCGTCAGCGGGCACAGTCACCGCCTGTCCCGGGCGATCCGCTGGCTGGGAACGCATTACGCCCGGCCGCTGAACATCCCTGAACTCGCCGAGCACGTCGGCATGAGCGCTTCGGCGTTCCACCGGATGTTCAAGGACGTCACGGCCATGAGTCCGCTGCAGTATCAGAAGACCCTGCGGCTCTCCGAAGCCCAACGGTTGATGCTGACCGAGAACATTGACGTTGCGCGCGCCGCCTTCGAGGTGGGGTATGTCAGTCCGTCACAGTTCAGCCGCGAGTACCGGCGGCAGTTCGGTATGTCGCCCAGCAGCCATGTCGCTACGCTGCGGCAGACAGCTTGA